CGCGAAATAGTCGATTTAAATGGTGAAATTAACCGTACAAAAGCTGTAATAAACCGCAGCTTATCGGCTATAAACGAGGCCAAAAATAAAGTAACTGAAGTAGAGCTTGCCATGATCAACCGATGGAACAACGAGCTTTCGGAGGCACTACTTAGGCTAGAGTCTATTAAAGAAACTGAATCAGGCCTTGCCGATAAAGTTACCCAAACAGAAATCAAGTCGCCCGTTAAAGGCACCGTACAGCGTTTATTAGTAAATACCGTGGGCGGTATTTTACAACCCGGTAGCGATGTACTAGAAATAGTCCCTTTGGACGACCAACTTATTGTTGAGGCTAAAATACCACCTAAAGACATCGCATTTTTACGCCCAGGACAACCTGCGATGATTAAATTTAGTGCCTACGATTTTGCCGTTTATGGCGGACTAGAAGCCGAAGTACTGCACATAAGTGCAGATACGATTACAGACGATAGAGATAACACGTTTTACCTAGTACAACTAAAAACCACTAAAAATAATTTTTCAGACGAATTAACTATAATTCCAGGGATGACTACTCAAGTCGATATCATCACAGGTAAAAAAACGGTACTAGAATATTTGCTTAAGCCTGTACTTAGAGCAACATCACAAGCGATGACAGAACGCTAAACTTGAATTTATTGGAGTAAATTAATGCGTCAAAGTATATTTATTACGCACCCAGAACTTGAATCGAGCCACTGGAGCAGTGCGTTTGCAGGGTGTGTAATATGCACAAAAGAGCCAAAACAAATTAATGCGTCAAGTATTATATGGGTTCTTGCGGGCACGCCGGGCTGGCTTGAGCTTGTAAAAAAGTACACCCAAAAACGCCTTCCCGTTATTGTAATGACCACAAACTTAGATATTGAAGAGTTGCGAGCTGCACTACAAGCAGGTGCTAGAGGCTACGTAGAGGCACTTGCATCTAAAGTAATACTTCAGCAAGTACTGGAAACTATTTGCTCTGGAGGCTTGTGGCTACCCGGTCAGTTGCTTTCAAATATTGTTGGTGCGCTGAGTCAGCAGCAAATTAATTACACTCATGCGTGCGACATTGAAAGCCTAACTAAAAGAGAGCGCCAAGTAGTTGATATTGTAATCACTGGTGCAACCAATAAACAGGCTGCAGAGTCGCTAAACATTACAGAGCGCACGATAAAAGAGCATATGAGCTCTATCTTTAGTAAATTAAAAGTTCGCGACAGAATTCAGCTTATGCTGGCTGTAAAAGGCAATTAAAACGGCTTTGCCCGTTAAGTAATATATGGTTATTTGAGCTTCATTTATAAATAAACCTATAACAAACTCTTAATTCATATATTGGTTAGTAACAGCACTCCCACGATAATAATTAATACCAATCCGTATTATTGGGGATTGGTATAAAGAGTCTTTTAAGACTCTTTAATTATTCCATCAAACCCAAGATTAACCAGTGTATCTATATCATCTTGGCTTGTTACACCCTGTGCAACTACTTTAATACCAATAGAATGCGCAAGTGTACAAACGCCACGTAGGAAGGTTTGGTTATCTTGGCTGTAGCTAATATTGTGACCATATATGCTATCTATTTTTAGCATCTCCAAACCAAACTCTTGAATATTTTTAATTTTGGTAAACTCGGGCCCTACTCGTTTTAAGGCCACTTTTGCTCCCATACAACGCACTTGCTCACAAAACTCTTTAAATATTTCTTTTTCGTTTACAGCTATATTTTCGCGTATATCAAAACAAATATTTTTAGCTAAATCAGGAAATGCTGAAACATAAGTGAGCACCGAAGCCAATGCCGTATCGTCCATTAGCGTCTGCGCCGAAAGCTCAACCGAAATCAATTCATTCGGTGGTGCTTCACCATATTGCATTACTATTTGCTTAATTAGCCCCCAATCTAAACGTGCTAAAAGCTTTAACCGGTTAGCCCATTGGTAGTAATAACTGGCTTTATAATGCTCCCCACCAAACTCTAAACTTAAACTCAGCTGATGCTGAAGTAAGCTGTCGTTAAAACTTCTTACCTCTAAACAATTTAATTGAATTGTTTTTTGCTCAAGCGCGTTTTCAATAGCCTGTTGCCAGCCTGTTGAGTCATCAAAAATTTCACTTTTTTGTTTGTTATCAATAACTTTAGCTTGAACACCCGGCTTGTTGCCAGCTGTTTTTAATAAACTATCTACACGGCGTAATAAGTCAAAGCGTGTGTCGTTTTTTTCTATATAAGTACAGCTATGTAAAATAGCCAAATCTATATTTTTATATTCATCAATAATCGATTTATGAAGCGCAGATACCTGTTCACTTAACGCCTGTATATCGTCTGTATCGCTAAATAATACGGTAAAGTCTGTATGAGATATGCGGGCAATGTAATTTTCAGAAAAGTGAGCCTGATTCGATTCTAAAAACTGTGTTAACACCTGAGAAAAACGACGTAAAAAATTAACCATTTCAACACGGCTAATTTGATCGCTTATTTTATCTAGGTTAACCACTCTAAATAAAAATAAAGCACCGTGGGCGTGGTCTTTCACTTTTTGCAAATGCGCCTCTAACGTAGCACTAAAATATTCGCGATTGGCAAGCCCTGTAAGCTCATCGTGCTGGGCTTTAAAACGCAGCTCCTCTAGGCGTTTGTTGTCTTCTTTTATAATGCGACTAAAACGGGTTGATAATAAGTTCATTGACTGCACAAGCCTTGCAAACTCAAAGGTATTAGGCACTTTCGATTTAATAAAACGTTTATCTCCAAAGGCATTGGCTTGATAAACCACATCATCGAGTGGGGTGAGTATTTTTCGTAATAGGTACGCACTAATAGCACAAGCAAAAAAAGCGACCACTAAAAAACTAAAAAATAGCTTAAGCGCACTTTCCCATAAAGCTTGCTCTGCATATTGGCTATGGCTTTCAACAAATAAAGTACCAAATTGTTGCCAACCATTATTAACCTGGCCAACACCCGGTTGTACTTTAAGCTGGTATAACGCCCTAAACCACGCAGGGGCTGTGTTATCTAACTTATCAGTAAAAATACGTTTTACGATAACTTCGCCATTAGGATCTTGTAGCTCTATACGCTTGTAATGGCCCGTATCAAACGTAGCAGATACCAGTAACTCAAGCTCAACAGGGTCTTTTTCAAGTTGGCTTATCATTAACGCAAGGGAGCTGGCATTATCGACATTTTTTAAGTACAGCTGCGTCGAAAAATAGTTCCGTGCAGAGTTTGTACTTATTAGTACACTACTTATAAAGCCAACAAAAATCACCACTAAAAGCGTAATCCACAGCTCTTGCCTTAAGGTGATTTTTCTTTTTCTAAAAAACTTAAATAAGGAAAATGACGCCATTACC
The sequence above is drawn from the Pseudoalteromonas espejiana DSM 9414 genome and encodes:
- a CDS encoding LuxR C-terminal-related transcriptional regulator — protein: MRQSIFITHPELESSHWSSAFAGCVICTKEPKQINASSIIWVLAGTPGWLELVKKYTQKRLPVIVMTTNLDIEELRAALQAGARGYVEALASKVILQQVLETICSGGLWLPGQLLSNIVGALSQQQINYTHACDIESLTKRERQVVDIVITGATNKQAAESLNITERTIKEHMSSIFSKLKVRDRIQLMLAVKGN
- a CDS encoding bifunctional diguanylate cyclase/phosphodiesterase, producing MASFSLFKFFRKRKITLRQELWITLLVVIFVGFISSVLISTNSARNYFSTQLYLKNVDNASSLALMISQLEKDPVELELLVSATFDTGHYKRIELQDPNGEVIVKRIFTDKLDNTAPAWFRALYQLKVQPGVGQVNNGWQQFGTLFVESHSQYAEQALWESALKLFFSFLVVAFFACAISAYLLRKILTPLDDVVYQANAFGDKRFIKSKVPNTFEFARLVQSMNLLSTRFSRIIKEDNKRLEELRFKAQHDELTGLANREYFSATLEAHLQKVKDHAHGALFLFRVVNLDKISDQISRVEMVNFLRRFSQVLTQFLESNQAHFSENYIARISHTDFTVLFSDTDDIQALSEQVSALHKSIIDEYKNIDLAILHSCTYIEKNDTRFDLLRRVDSLLKTAGNKPGVQAKVIDNKQKSEIFDDSTGWQQAIENALEQKTIQLNCLEVRSFNDSLLQHQLSLSLEFGGEHYKASYYYQWANRLKLLARLDWGLIKQIVMQYGEAPPNELISVELSAQTLMDDTALASVLTYVSAFPDLAKNICFDIRENIAVNEKEIFKEFCEQVRCMGAKVALKRVGPEFTKIKNIQEFGLEMLKIDSIYGHNISYSQDNQTFLRGVCTLAHSIGIKVVAQGVTSQDDIDTLVNLGFDGIIKES